Sequence from the Panicum virgatum strain AP13 chromosome 5N, P.virgatum_v5, whole genome shotgun sequence genome:
ttgcatatgtggaaaatTTATATCATAAAACATATTTGGCCTTGGTAGGAATTTTCACCAATGAGGAGAAGTAAGGCTTCATTCCCCAACATTGCAATATTTTCCACATGACATGCATTTTTGGCATTATTCTGGATAAAATATGTGTGCAAGAAATGCTAACTCTCATAATTTATCATTCCTAGCGAGTGTCAATACTCATTCTATTCCTCTAGAAACTCCAAAAGAAATGGATTACTCATCCAATGATGCGAATTGTGTCCCAATGTTGGCAGAGTATGAGTCTGATGGCCACCAGTCATGCAAGGTTCCTTTGATGATAAAGAGTGGAAAGGGTGCATGGAGGGAGGTGGCAACGATGGCGAGGCCAACGGCGATGATTACGACCTTCATGCTAAGGACAAGATTGGGAGGACAAAGGGATAGATGAGATTCCTTCAAAAAAAGGGGAGAGACGAGCTTGCGGTGGAGGAGGATTAAAAAGTAGTGGCACTAAGGAAGGAGATTGAAGCGATGGTACTAATAGtgtgggaggaggtggaggttgtGGCAGTGGTGGAGAGGGACTCAAAAAGGAGGCACGTGAACTTCAAACACTGGGAAGGACCCTCAAGCGCTGCTTGAGCTAGCGTCAGGGGTCATAGGAGGCCCATTCCCGCCAATGCCAGAGTCGAGGAAGTATCACCAGCAAACTCCTAAATTGGGTCATCGCACATAAGATCAATCCCCTATTTGTTAGGATGTAAACACTAGGACTTTCTTTAAGAATAGTGATTCTCTTTTGCACATAAGATCAATCCCGTATTTTTTGATGTCATTCTAGCAGAAAAGCCAATATTCTGACCTGAGGCCGAGGCGCGTGGGGGGAGGTATAGGAGGCTTGGGTTTGCGTGCGAATTGGTCAAGGAAGGAAGACGGGAAACGGGCTCGGCTAGAGAAAATATAGAAGATGCGATGCGGGAAAGAACTCGGAAGAAAAGAAAGTAGAAGAGAGAtgaaataaaagaaataaaatattTCATAAATCTAGAAAGTACAATATGTCACCAAAAAATAGAATAAACTCCATGTCTATCTCATTATAAATGTTTCAACATGTTATCATATTAGCTGAGGCGACATCTCACTTAATTAGAATAAAGCTCCTATGAAACTCCCACTAGGAAAGCCTAATGggcaaaaaaaaataatttagtgCAATAGAGCAATGAGCAAGCATAATTTTGACCATAATTAACCAGCCAAGGTTCACCCTAAATCAGACTCTAATTAAGGGCATCACTTTTAAACCGAAACTGAAGAAACTCCTGTACTGAACCGAACTGAAGTCTCGGTTTCTTCTGTTTTTGGGTTCGCTGTCGATTTTTCATTTTGGGAGGTTCGGTGGTCGGTTTCCATGGTGACCAAATGACAGATCCAACTGAGTAGGCTTATGATCCACTGGACAGCAACTCACTCAGCGTCGCACCACCTCGGCCCAATAGCCTCGGCACGTAGCCCAACATGACACAACACACATAGGCAGTGCTGCAGCCCACGGCCACCGCCCTCAGTCTTTTCACATGACCATGCTTTTTCCCCAATCCCCAATTCCCCATCCAGACTCTATTCTTGTCTTCTCGACTCCCCCCATCAGTGATTTGCCAAGTGATGGTGTGCCGACGCGTTTGGTTTCGATGGCGATGACACTTGCCGCTCGGCCTCGTAGACAGAGTGGCCAAGCGGTAGCAAGCTACTACTTGCACATCTACTTCTGCCCAAAGCAGGCTTCAAGTAGGTCGGTGGCCAACGCTCGTAGCTCCTAGCTATCCAATCAGTTCAACGGTGGTACAATGGAGCACTCCAATTGTACGCGTTGTTTGCTAATTTTCTACTTAAATGTTTGTGCAATTGAATTGTTAATTTGTTGAACTGCTGACAATGGCACTGAACAATCGAATCAAAGACACCGAAGCGTTCGATCTTTAGTTTTTAGGACTCCAATTGAATTGTtcgatcttgatttttggactCCGAATTTTTTCAAAGCTGAAAACACTGAACTAAATCATTGGTTTAAACATAATGACACCCCTGCGAAAGGGTGCCTAGCCggattggttaggtggcctcagtagcactcctcaggtcctgaGTTTGACTCCCAGTGGGAGCGACTTTTAGGCTGAGATTAAAAAAATCTCCTCGCCTGCCTACACGCCAAAGCACATGGAAATAGGTCCCGGCTCACCCCGGCCCGCTCTCACACGGGTTACGGTATGGGTTACAGCGCCCTTGTGTAAGGGTgaggcaggggttcgggggttttctcggcctGCGTGAGATGTCTTCTTCTTACATTAATGCCCGGGGGGCGGCTTGCCCCTCGCGGGTCGAGTTTTTTTAGAATGACACCCCTAGCTCTAATGTTGAGTGGGCTTTCATTAGGAGTCAACTCCAAAATATTTAGCACATCAAGCTTGATGGAACTATGTAAAATTTGAATTATATAAAAGTCTTGAATAGTACTTAAAAAGGTATATCGCAACTATTTATTTGAGTCTGTTTTGACAATTAGCACGAGAACATGAACCAAACTGCCCACAGAGAACAATATTTTGTTTTTATATCGTAAAGTATCAATAATAATGAACAATTTGTTCTCATAGATAgtgtcaagttcatcatcaCTACACATTCTTGTACCAATATAAAAGCTATACCATAAACAACACAACACAAATAAAATAACATCTTGGGAATAAAAACTACACAAGTCATGTTCCATGCATATCCTAACAACCACTAACAATAGTCCATTTGAAATCATAATGCCTATTATGTGATTCTGCCAATGACAAGCACAACTATATAATAAAAATCATGATTTTTTAATGACATTGTAGCTAGAATTTCAGTTCTTGGAAACATATATTATATTCTTACTACACAGGTGGTTTTACATAAAAAGTGcaattttgattttgttccACTATTTATTACCCGACATTTCAGTTCCTAGTGTTAGAATGTATGCAAAAAACTATTTGTTGTGCCAGTTGTTTTTTCTATAGTTCCTAACCATCAATTCAGTTCTTTGTGCCGCAAATTATTGCAAACTTCTTATAACGGTGACGGTTTAACAGGAAAGATGCATCTACTGCTCATTATTTTTCACTAAGATTTTTAGCCGACAGTTCAGTTTCCTAGCATCACAAAATATGCGAAATTTCTTACTTTGTAAATGGTTTTACGTAAAAAAGTGTTTGTATGCATTACTTACCCTGTAAGTTTTAGCCGACATTTCAGTTACTAGCGGCGTATATTATGCAAAACTTCTTTACTGTTCTTGCGGATTTACTGGAAAGGTGTAAGTACTTCCCATAGTCATTTCTCTATAAATATAGCCAATCCATTCAATTACAAGAGCAGAACAGACTATTGCCTTTACAATGAAAAAAAAGATGGTGCCTCCATGGCTAGAGCTACTACTTGCAACACAGTTCTTTACCACttgtgcaaaccatcttcttgCCAGTCGTAATGAATGTAACCTATTTTGCATCCAGTGTGAGGCACCACCAGCTGCTTTCTGTTACTATTGCCGTTCAAGTGATCACTCCACTCATCGTGTAATCCAGGTACAAAATGTGTAATTATACCGTCAATAGTATGTTATAAAATTCCACATAAGGCATGCATATTCCATACAACTAAAATTTTTATGATTTGGATGTGTATTCTACTGTTGTTTCTTAGTTCACATCACAATCAAAACACAAGCATAAAACCTTACGTAAACATAAATTTGGACGTTCATTAATGAACTTTGTTTATATTCCTTGGATATTGTGAATAAGCACATATATAAGATAGCAGATTTAAATTTTCCATATTGGGTATTTCAGATAAGGCGATCATCCTACCATGATGTTGTGAGGGTTTCAGAAATTGAGGACATTCTCGATATTAGTGATGTGCAAACATACATAATCAATAGTGCAAGGGTTGTGTTCTTGAATGAGCGGCCGCAACAACGTAACTGTGGTGTCACTAAGACAACTTCATCTTCAACACATAACTGTGAGATATGTGGCCGTGCTCTACTTGATGCATTCCGCTTCTGCTCTCTTGGCTGCAATGTAAGTGATCAAACATCAGCTAAAGATTAAGTAAAAATAAGAAATAATTTTCATTATCAGTTTCACATATTTTAAATCCTAAATTTCTACAGCTCAGAGGCACACAAAATGATATGAATGTGGCAGCTATGGTTGAaagcggccctcaatgttgcaGAGAGGCGGATGTCCATAAGAGTGATGCTGGTTCAACTACCACTAGTGACAAAGATAGCTGCAACGAGAACAATGAAGAAGAACCACCACCAAAAAAGATTGCTCGTCACAGACGCAAGGGAACTCCCCAACGTGCTCCATTCTTCTAATGCAAGCTCATGACTGTATCCATTTTACTTTAAGGCAATAAGATAATGAGCGAAGATTTGTCATGGTTGGAATGATTGAAGGAATACATAAATAAAAGGACCCCCAATCTATTTAGGGTACTTTTCTCCATTTTGGAAGCCTTTCATAAACAATTCAGTAGACCATGTCATCAACAAATTCTTTTGACATTCAATCGCTCAAAAATATTTGtaaaataattaatatttaCAAAATTACTCTTTGGTGTTCTAAATATTTTAATATGCCACATGCAAATAACCATGATGTGTTAATCGAGCTTTTTTTTTACATATAGGAAAATCCCGGTCTTAAACATTCACAAGTGAATGTCTACAATCAAACGTTACAAGAGTTCTTAGTCTCTAAACATGGAATTTCACccaaacaagaaacaaagctacaaaacaaagaaaagctaCAAGACTAAGCTTCAACCTTCTTCTTTGTTCCGCTTCATCCTTGTAGAGTCTTCACGTTGCATCAATCAAACACATAACGCATCTGCTTAGAGACTTGATTCTCGGATTATCACTACTCATCAATTACCACTTTACGCATAGGTATGAGGAGATATCGACATCGCCTTCAGGAAGGAAGTGGCAACACGAGGTGTCACCAATGTCAACAGCAGCATAATGCTGGGCAAGAATACCTCAAATGGTTTCCCGTATTTACCCGAAGGTATCACAAAGTAGAAGAAAGCATGTCAGCAAAGCCTCCACAGAGGGAACTGGCGCAAAAAGCATCTCCAATGCCAATCGGCGTGAAGCTGAACTAGATTTCTCCATGCGCTATCCGAAGCCACCTCTGCATGGCTGCACCTGCCGGTGGTCCACCTTCGAGGCGTAGCCCCCACCAGCGAGCCGAAGCTGCCACCACCGCTCCCACCTGGGCAAGTCTGGATCCGGCCTTACCGGCCCtggctccagcacccctcgtCCTTGAGACGGGGATGCCATCAGGCCGCCGCCTAGCGGCCGCGCGGCCACCCCGGCGAGGTCAGGAGGAAGCGATGATGCGACCAGCCAGCATCGAGAAGGGGCGCGGCCGAGGCCCGCCGCCACTGCCAGGAACATGACGCGCAGGGAGGGGAGAGCTCTGCCGGCCAGGGAAGGAACCCCACCTCTGCTCCGCCGACCTCCACAGGCGCCGTCGCACACCGAAGAAGCAGCGGAGACGGCAGATCTAGGCATAGGGACGCCGGACCACCGGCCATCACCCGCGCCGTCACCCACATCACCCCGCTGCACGGCACGTCGCAGCTCTGGCCGGGTCTCCCCCGGAGCCGGTAGAAGCAgccccgccaccgccctccTAGCTAGCCCTCACACGGGCGTCCAGTtccgggtccggcggcggcgaggcagggaGCTGGATtaggtggcggcagcggctagGGTATTTGGGGGAGCCGTCTGTGCCGCCCTGGTGAGAGTGATGCTTATTGTCTTCTTACGTCCCACTTTCTCTCCTTAATTATCCATCTTCTGGTGGTCAAGTCTTACAATATTATAGAGTAAGAAGATATGTCTCCGCTCACACTTCTATCATTCTTGATCGAGGTAGAAAAATAGCACTATTTCGTAGCCAAAATTTGCTGTCGGACACCGTGATAATGCTGAATATGCTGAAGCACACCGCAGTTGATCAAAAATTTCCCAATACCATTATGGAAACGAGTTTCTTTGCTCTATCACACCATACTGCTTAGAATATTCATTTACCAGCAATGGAAGAGAGAAAAAACCATAAGGAATATATGATATTGACCACAACTCGAGTTTGACAGTCTGGTTCAACCAAGTTGAACATGGGCGGATCAAGTGGAAAATGCAATCCGACAGTAAAAATGTCACAAAACACAACTGTTACACCCTCGCGAGGATCTGGTGTGTCCTCATTCCCCGGTGGATGGCCCTTACTAATGTAGAACTTGATAAGGTTATTTGAGACCAGGGTCGGCCCGAACCTAAGGTTCGGCTCAGGTTTTTCGCAACCCATCAGCTCCGACGGGTCCGCGTCTACCTGCGACAGATCTTCCTCCAAATGATTCCCCTGGTCCACTATGGCCCTCGCAGCCAGCTCGCTAGCTTTAGCACATTAGTCAACTTTGGCAGTACTTTGAAGCGAGCATACCATAGAATCGAAGTATGTAAGCTTCGAGGGTAAACAAACAAATGACAACTAAAAGAGTAATCCAAAAAAACTTACAAATTCCCAAACTCAAGCACAGAACAAGCCACGAAGGAAGCAATAAACAGGCTCAAGACATGTGTTGCAAAGAGCAAACTTGGCGAAGGTTCAAAGCAAACACAAGCGTGAAAGCAACCCACCCCCACCCTTCGCTTATATAGGGGGTGAACAGCACAGTAACGATCGACGGCAAACCAAGGCGAAGTCGAAGAGTCACCCAATAAGATCTCGACACGTAAGCAAAACATAACCTTCAAACTCGTGCCAACATCCGACGTTCGGGGAGACCTTTCCATACATAGGGTGATCACTTCTCAAGGATTTGTCCTGTTGGAGTCGGCCCTCGCCCACGAACGACGAGTGCGGCTAAAGGTTATATAGAGAAGGTCATAGTAATACTCTATGACGCTAACGATGACTCTGAAAGAAGAGGGTCCGTCACCTGTGAATGCAGGGTATGAAATGGTGATTCCTCGATGGACCCGAAACTTCCAAAGGTCGGCAGAAGGTGATGGACCTTTAGTATCGGACTTCGAAGAAGCTAGGACCAGAGGCTCATCAAGGGAACTCATCGGTGGTGCAACAACCAGAGCCTTCGAAGGTCTGTGAAGGTACCCAACGATCGCCTCGAAGGTGGCAACCACGAGAAGAATGAAGCCCCAAAGGTGAAGGCTATTTTGGGGTCACATGAGATGTGTGATTTTGTAACAGTGAACAATTTGTACACTCCAGCCTTCAGAAATGACCAGGCGCCCCGAATATTCCTAGTAGGTAGGGGCATTTCAGGAAGGATGTAATGTaggttgggggtataaataccccctcatcACCTTCAGGTTAACTCTATCTCTACAACTAAAAAGAACGAAGTCATGTTTACCTCCTGGTTGAGTTTGCCTCCCCGTGGTTCTGCCTACCGCTACAAGACTCACGtcaccctctctccctccttcctcaTCGACGGTTCCACCTCCCCCTCGCCCTCGCGGCCAGctactgtggcagaaccacctgaattatcccggctcaagtgcgctggccatcaccataaaggcaacaccgactcaaatgcacttcaaacggaacaattcttggtctgtcgggtaacatcccgatacaaccaccggatctcggatcgaacaagcataccccgcacgaaggcgagtccagagatatcacAACCAtacattttacaacacaggcataacagttattacaataagtttaaaacattattacatatccaaacttagtaaaaacattatacaagacataagtttaaagttcagagttttaaagcagcggaaagaaaacacgacggctacaacacgtcacaaaaggacaccaagctagcccaagcaaggtatcactcatcggggtcattgccggcggaagacggatcccattttACGGACCAgtcaggaggcaaagagcagggccaagtcagactagcgatctggtcctcaaaacccatacctgaaaaaggtttcaatagcaaggctgagtattctattactcagcaagacttaaccgtcaacggatatacttagtccacctagctagactatgccgggttttgtaggctctgtttttttttgctgaaaagcaataaagagtaagtccttaatttcacattttagctttcaatattctagttgattatccattctatgtaagcatctaactttattcaaccatggtagaactttagtcaaaaaTCAAGATTGACCAAATGATGtgactcttattactctgtgtggcaaagggatcaagcagtctcaatatccgtgagaaacggacgattcgaatcggatttacaaccttgcaaggtaaacctaacacacacgtttggaacaccatcgggtcgttcccaaacaaccgttaacctttcattctggcttgtggatagggtcactctccctgactacagggcaccaacttcctccctgcacccgtggtgttgcgcaacataaacataaataaaaacctatctctaagagagagtgaaaggtatatccactcaccggtccaatcagctactaggcttaccgcgtaccatatttacggcatgtggctagtactttcaaacacttaaccaccgctaccacacaccgcgaccttagcagaattcatcaactcaGACGGGGTGTCACCCAAGGTTAtcatatcgaacacgaccccgtccaaCATCCTTATattgattgcagaaagtaaacaaagaactcctatagagctcgcgagtgacaggcaatcactcgacttttaccggttctATAAGCATAGCAAATACTCggactcaagtctagtgttcagtacataggttcctagaatCATGcattctagggtttcaattcaaatcctaagaactgtaaatgcacaagtaaaaagcATATAAAGTggataatttgaaatactgggttatgtccggggctttcCTTCGCGctagtcgctagctaaaacagccttgggctcttccggactttggtccgggtctttaGTCAGTACATtggcgttcacctgggcttctggatcaccttcTTTGGACTCTGGGATCAACTCGTATGTCCTGtccgctagaacagtcgtatctatatgtgatgcaagagatgtAATTAAAACCACACacatttcacgataaagttgtagtctaacaaatagTAAACATACTTATCACATGGGCAaatgtttatagagtagttatctaACATTTATTACTACACAAAAATAACAAGATCAACCTCACAAAACAACTTGATTGACTTACAAAGTAAGTGTTAGTTAGTTTATATAGCATAccaatcatggtttgctaataattgAATAACTCAGCACACAAATAGCATTTTAAATCAGCAAAATTAATGCAAACAGGAGGTATAGAGAGAAATCTATCCTGTACAATTcataccatttcatgcagccatttaatcagaataaaacatttactcaggCAGCacctagaaaaaaaattaaattctaCAGTACAAACcacaacacttatgaagctcacaATTTCTCTGAATATGCTTCAAATACTTATGAAcgtcctataaatttttcagaatttatttaggcataaaacagaagtaataattttgacaaaaaataaatcacatatggtaaaactaattagtacagaaaatTCTATCAAATTTATGGGTCTCAAATTTTATAGACATGGATATgtgaccaaaatagagttccacaaaacttttcagatttttctaagt
This genomic interval carries:
- the LOC120673359 gene encoding protein RGF1 INDUCIBLE TRANSCRIPTION FACTOR 1-like, with product MKKKMVPPWLELLLATQFFTTCANHLLASRNECNLFCIQCEAPPAAFCYYCRSSDHSTHRVIQIRRSSYHDVVRVSEIEDILDISDVQTYIINSARVVFLNERPQQRNCGVTKTTSSSTHNCEICGRALLDAFRFCSLGCNLRGTQNDMNVAAMVESGPQCCREADVHKSDAGSTTTSDKDSCNENNEEEPPPKKIARHRRKGTPQRAPFF